TGTTACAGTAGCAAAATTACCAATAAGAGAATCCCCTATTCTACCTTCAACCCCCTCAATAACAGCGCTTTTTAAAACCATAGAATTTTCAATTTCAGAATTAATTACACTAGATTCATGATATATGGAAGTATAGGGTCCTATAAAAGAATCTTGTATCACACAATTTTTCCCTATAACAACAGGCCCTCTTATTTTAGAATTGATTATTCTAGTACCTTTTTCAATTCCTACATCCCCCACAATCGTGGATTTTTTATCAACTTCCCCTTCAATCTTTCTTCCATCAAATTCGTCAAGCACAATTCTGTTCACATCTATTAAATCTTTCATTTGCCCAGGGTCTTTCCACCACCCAGATATTTTGCAAGTTAGGACTTTATAATTGTGATCCAAAAGGTACTTAAAAGTAAAAGGAATTTCAAGCTCTCCTCTTTCAGAGGGCTTTATTTTATCCTTACCTTCAAAACATTCAAATATATGGTGATCGGCAAAATAAATTCCTGGAACGCAATATTTATGAGGCGGGTTTTTTGGTTTTTCTTTGTAGTCAATTAGATTTCCTTTTTTATCAAAATAAGGAACACCCAACCGCCAATTTTCCTCGTGCTTTAATATCGTGACTAGACCATTAGCATTGCTATCCAAAAACTTTTTAAGCGGTTTTTCTATACCGCTCTTAAAGATATTGTCCCCTAGATGAAAAACAAATTTGGATTTTCCCAAAAAATCTCTAGCTACATAAATTACATGCGCCAATCCTCCCGGATAAGGCTGGATTATATATTTTATTTTTACCCCCCATTTACTCCCTGCACCTACAACATTCCTAACCTCCGCCCCGGATTCGGGAGGCACAACTATACCAATGTTTTTAATACCCGCGTTTGCCAATGTTTCAATAGGATAAAACAACATAGGCTTATTTGCGATAGGGATTAGATGCTTATTTTGCGTATGCGTAATAGGTCTCAACCTAGTACCTCTGCCACCTGCGGCTATCAGCCCTTTTATTTCCATAATTACGATTTTATCACAAATTACAATCTTCTTGGGACAGAATTTTGGCAATTGAGAACTTGTGCTTTAAACGAAATATTAAAAAATATCCAAATTTATGCACATGCCGATTGGTAAAAACATCAACGGTGTAATGGGCAAAGAGGGATATGGAAAAAACGGCGAATATGGGGTTTTTGGTAAACACAAAAAGGATTAAAAAAACTAAAACATATTCCCACCCGTGAAAAATTATAACTACCCTCTTCCACTTATTAAAGAACTCCCCGCTAAAAAAGCTTTTCAAATCAATTTTTAACCCTTCCGCCAAAAAATAATCCAACAAATGGTCCACATCCACAAAAAAAGCCACCACTATTGCAAGTATGCTGTACCTAATATCTCCAAAGAACATATAGACAACTAACGCCGCAACCAAAGCGGCAATTAAATGAAAAACTTCCGTTTTTAAAGTGTATATTATTCTATTTCTCATAATTTCCATCATAATTTTAAGCTTTTATTTCTCTGCCGGGAAGTTTTGAATTCACGGACGAGAAAAGCTGAGAACTCATTGCCTTTATAGAGTGTATCCAAAATTTTGGGTTCAGCAGACTCCTCTTTTGATCTTTGTCAAAATCCATTAAATGGGCAATCAATTTTCTTGCGGCCATAAAAAAGAATTTTACATCCGTTACACTCCTTATGGACAAAATTTTTCTTATGATAAATTTAGGGGTAAAAAATGCGCTGTAAAGCTCTTGCGTTAATTCCATTATTTGCTCTTTAGACATAGGGGTTTTCATAACGGGTTTTCGCATATCATAATCATCATAATTTTCTGTTAATAACCAGTTATTTTCTTTGCACTCTTTCCACAAAGCCGTTCCGGGATAAGGAATAACTATAGTTGCCTGCATAGTACTAAAATATCCTTTATCAAAACATTCTCTGGCAAGCCGTATAGTTTCCTTGGCATCCTTGTAACTTTCCCAAGGATACCCAAGCATTACCGTAGCGTGAACTTCAAGACCGGCTTGAGACGCAATTTTCGCTCCCTTTTTTATATCCTCAACTTTAATTCCTTTATCCAATTTATCCAAAGTTTTTTGGTTTGCGCTTTCCATTCCATATAAAAGCCATCTAAAATTAGCTTTTTTCATAAGAGCATACATCTCTTTATCTAAAGCGTTAAACCTCATATTGCAACCAAATACCACTTTTTTGTTATATCCACTCTCAATTAAAAGCTCGCAAAATCTTTTGAGTTTAGGACCAATAAACATAGTGCCAGCGTCGTCAAAAATTTCACGGACTTTGTATTTGTCCACCACATATTTCACTTCCTCAAAAAGCCTTTCGGGCGAAAAACTGCGGTAGCTTCCGCGCGGATTTAACACTTGGTCCCAAACACAAAAAGTGCAACGATTCCACCAACAATCCCGCCCGGAATACATATAAGTTGCGGGTTTGTATTTGTAATTTCCATTTTCATAAGCGTACAGTTTCCATTTAGTTAAGTCGCGGTCTATAAAAGGCAAATCGTCTAAATTATGAGAAAGGGACAATGGACCGCTGTTTGCAATTTCTAAAGCTGGGGACACTTTATCTATTGCAAATGGTTTTTGTTTTATGGATTTATCCGAAATTTTCCAATAAACTCCGCCTTCAAGTTTTGTTTTTGAGGTTAAGTGGTCAAAAAAGTTTTTTAAGACAAAATCGTAATCCCCGCCAGTTATAATATAATCAACGGGACAATTTTTAAAAGACTCCAAGGGGTTAAAAGTAATGTGGTCGCCAACAAGTATTGTTTTGAGATTTGTCCGCCAGCTGGCGGATTGAGTTTTGAGATTTTTGATTATATCCCAATGAAATTTTATAACAGGGGCTTTAGTTTCCATAATCAAATAATCGGGTTGGATTTTTTTTAGCTCTTTTTCCCATTCAGATAAACTTTTCTTTTCGGCAATACCGTCCATCCAATACACTTTATGTCCTGCTTCTTTTAATAAAGTAGCGGCATAAGCGGGTACCATAGGATAAATGTAGGTAGGACTATTAAAATACTGAAACTGACGGTTTTGAGATAAAAGAGGTGTGCCTTTACCTGTTTCAATAGGAGGATATCCAATAACAATTTTCAGCATAAAAATATAATACCACAATTTGTTTCATTAGGGTGCGTACCCCTAAATACAAATCCTTGTCATTCCGTGCTAGCCTGCCCGCCTCTGGAGGGACACGAAATCCAGACATTTCTTTCCTAGATTCCAGCTTTCGCTGGAATGACGGTGGAACAAAAACACCCCTTTTTTGTCCTGTCCACAAGACCCCTGTTATTAAGTAACTACTCGCGGTTATTGATACAAAGTCATTGCAATCCACCATACAACGCGTCATTGCGAGGAGGAACGAAGTGACGAAAGGGCAAAAAAAGAGCCTTTGCAAAGCGCTAAACATACACGCTCCGCAAAGGCTTACGA
This portion of the Patescibacteria group bacterium genome encodes:
- a CDS encoding glucose-1-phosphate thymidylyltransferase, coding for MEIKGLIAAGGRGTRLRPITHTQNKHLIPIANKPMLFYPIETLANAGIKNIGIVVPPESGAEVRNVVGAGSKWGVKIKYIIQPYPGGLAHVIYVARDFLGKSKFVFHLGDNIFKSGIEKPLKKFLDSNANGLVTILKHEENWRLGVPYFDKKGNLIDYKEKPKNPPHKYCVPGIYFADHHIFECFEGKDKIKPSERGELEIPFTFKYLLDHNYKVLTCKISGWWKDPGQMKDLIDVNRIVLDEFDGRKIEGEVDKKSTIVGDVGIEKGTRIINSKIRGPVVIGKNCVIQDSFIGPYTSIYHESSVINSEIENSMVLKSAVIEGVEGRIGDSLIGNFATVTRNKNGLPREHNFLVGDNCVVDLL
- a CDS encoding B12-binding domain-containing radical SAM protein; amino-acid sequence: MLKIVIGYPPIETGKGTPLLSQNRQFQYFNSPTYIYPMVPAYAATLLKEAGHKVYWMDGIAEKKSLSEWEKELKKIQPDYLIMETKAPVIKFHWDIIKNLKTQSASWRTNLKTILVGDHITFNPLESFKNCPVDYIITGGDYDFVLKNFFDHLTSKTKLEGGVYWKISDKSIKQKPFAIDKVSPALEIANSGPLSLSHNLDDLPFIDRDLTKWKLYAYENGNYKYKPATYMYSGRDCWWNRCTFCVWDQVLNPRGSYRSFSPERLFEEVKYVVDKYKVREIFDDAGTMFIGPKLKRFCELLIESGYNKKVVFGCNMRFNALDKEMYALMKKANFRWLLYGMESANQKTLDKLDKGIKVEDIKKGAKIASQAGLEVHATVMLGYPWESYKDAKETIRLARECFDKGYFSTMQATIVIPYPGTALWKECKENNWLLTENYDDYDMRKPVMKTPMSKEQIMELTQELYSAFFTPKFIIRKILSIRSVTDVKFFFMAARKLIAHLMDFDKDQKRSLLNPKFWIHSIKAMSSQLFSSVNSKLPGREIKA